Proteins from a genomic interval of Rhizobium rhododendri:
- a CDS encoding porin, with protein sequence MMIKGLLLASAAALSAFSAANAADAIVAAEPEPLEYVRICDAYGAGYFYIPGTETCLKIGGMVRTEGEWKDAYQPDHKIGTLWHTRAELSLDTASDTEYGALKTDMVMRWDSQEGDNSTKLLFANISLGGFLVGKADSQFSSYPGYAGDIIQDDVVSYGPGPTNTELNQLTYTFDPGNGFTALASIEDSNSSGDTYYDSSFTQSNGKSWQISKNDQYVPDGVLGFGFKSGAWGIKVVGGYDSIVKEGAIKARVDADFGTFSAFLMGGWNTDGDKLNKYASGYVTDGACPANKEELCGWGDWAVWGGGSATINDKLKANVQVAYTDSKIFAAAANVKFQPVKGLTVEPEVEYTNWDSTNEHSWAGILRFQRSF encoded by the coding sequence ATGATGATTAAGGGTCTTCTCCTTGCATCGGCTGCCGCCCTCTCGGCATTCTCGGCTGCCAATGCAGCGGACGCAATTGTTGCAGCTGAGCCGGAACCGCTCGAATATGTTCGCATTTGCGATGCCTACGGCGCCGGTTACTTCTACATTCCAGGCACGGAAACCTGCCTGAAGATCGGTGGCATGGTTCGTACTGAAGGCGAGTGGAAAGATGCCTACCAGCCTGATCACAAGATCGGCACGCTTTGGCACACCCGCGCTGAACTCAGCCTCGACACTGCCAGCGACACCGAATACGGCGCGCTGAAGACCGACATGGTCATGCGTTGGGATTCGCAGGAAGGCGACAACTCCACAAAGCTGCTGTTTGCCAACATCAGCCTCGGCGGCTTCCTCGTCGGCAAGGCCGACTCGCAGTTCTCGTCCTATCCGGGCTATGCTGGCGACATCATCCAGGACGACGTGGTTTCCTACGGCCCTGGACCGACGAACACCGAACTCAACCAGCTGACCTACACGTTTGATCCGGGCAATGGCTTCACGGCTCTCGCTTCGATCGAAGACAGCAATTCGAGCGGCGACACCTACTACGACTCCAGCTTCACCCAGAGCAACGGCAAAAGCTGGCAGATCTCCAAGAACGACCAGTACGTTCCAGACGGCGTTCTGGGCTTCGGCTTCAAGTCGGGCGCATGGGGCATCAAGGTTGTCGGCGGCTACGACTCGATCGTCAAAGAAGGCGCCATCAAGGCTCGCGTCGATGCCGATTTCGGCACCTTCTCGGCATTCCTGATGGGCGGCTGGAACACAGACGGCGACAAGCTCAACAAGTACGCTTCGGGCTATGTTACCGACGGTGCTTGCCCTGCGAACAAGGAAGAGCTTTGCGGCTGGGGTGACTGGGCAGTCTGGGGCGGTGGTTCTGCAACCATCAACGACAAGCTCAAGGCCAACGTTCAGGTCGCCTACACAGACTCGAAGATCTTTGCCGCTGCTGCAAACGTCAAGTTCCAGCCAGTCAAGGGCCTGACCGTCGAGCCTGAAGTCGAATACACCAACTGGGATTCGACAAACGAACACTCCTGGGCTGGTATCCTGCGTTTCCAGCGCAGCTTCTAA
- a CDS encoding DHA2 family efflux MFS transporter permease subunit, with protein MCVGMFMAILDVQVVATSLPTIQSALDIPQDQMSWVQTAYLIAEVIAIPLTGVLTRTLTMRWLFVLAVTVFTLSSAGCAASDSFSELIAWRVLQGFSGGTLIPAVFSAVFILFPVARQGIATTIAGVLAVLAPTVGPVVGGWITETYSWHWLFLINIIPGILSAGIAGFLLPKSTMRLGTLRPLDLVSLLAMAVALAALEIALKEAPQRGWLSGLVLGLLVISLASLSMFVRRTLKAGVSIVDLGSFADRSFLVGCILSFVLGIGLFGSVYLMPVFLAFVRGHNALEIGTIMLVTGVAQLLTAPIAVFLEQRVGARLLSAAGFTLFAVGLGMSAFQTPDSDSAAMFWPQVIRGVAIMFCLLPPTRLALGNLPESRVPDASGLFNLMRNLGGAIGLALIDTVIYGRSPGHGTALMEKLAAGDVATATYVGIPLDMFTSRPSGPIDDATRSMLQPLVEKAALTQSINEAWTMVAILTLAALACVPFAIRVRSETKRN; from the coding sequence ATGTGTGTCGGCATGTTCATGGCGATCCTCGATGTCCAGGTGGTGGCGACATCCCTGCCGACCATCCAGAGCGCACTCGATATTCCTCAGGATCAGATGAGCTGGGTGCAGACCGCCTATCTCATCGCGGAGGTGATTGCGATCCCGTTGACCGGCGTGTTGACGCGTACCCTGACGATGCGCTGGCTGTTCGTGCTTGCCGTCACGGTGTTCACGCTCTCCTCGGCCGGTTGTGCCGCCAGCGACAGCTTTTCGGAGTTGATAGCCTGGCGGGTGCTGCAGGGTTTTTCCGGAGGCACGCTGATTCCGGCTGTTTTTTCTGCCGTCTTCATCCTGTTCCCGGTAGCGCGGCAGGGTATAGCCACCACCATCGCCGGCGTTCTTGCCGTTCTCGCCCCGACGGTCGGCCCGGTCGTCGGCGGCTGGATCACCGAAACATATTCCTGGCACTGGCTGTTTCTGATCAACATCATTCCAGGCATCCTGTCGGCCGGTATCGCCGGCTTCCTGCTGCCGAAGTCGACGATGCGCTTGGGCACGTTGAGACCTCTGGACCTCGTGTCGCTGCTCGCGATGGCCGTGGCACTCGCGGCCCTCGAAATTGCCCTCAAAGAAGCCCCGCAGCGCGGATGGCTGTCCGGCCTCGTGCTGGGCCTGCTGGTGATCAGCCTCGCCAGCCTTTCGATGTTCGTGCGCCGGACATTGAAAGCCGGGGTGTCCATCGTCGACCTCGGAAGCTTCGCCGACCGGTCGTTCCTGGTCGGCTGCATCCTGAGCTTCGTGCTCGGCATCGGACTGTTTGGATCGGTTTATCTGATGCCGGTTTTCCTGGCGTTCGTGCGCGGTCACAATGCGCTCGAAATCGGCACGATCATGCTGGTCACGGGCGTGGCCCAACTGCTGACAGCGCCGATCGCCGTCTTTCTCGAGCAGCGCGTCGGGGCGCGACTTCTCTCCGCAGCAGGGTTCACACTGTTTGCCGTCGGCCTCGGGATGAGCGCGTTCCAGACACCCGACAGCGATTCCGCCGCGATGTTCTGGCCCCAGGTCATCCGTGGCGTGGCGATCATGTTCTGCCTGCTGCCACCGACGCGCCTTGCCCTCGGCAACCTGCCCGAAAGCCGCGTTCCCGACGCCAGCGGTCTTTTCAATCTGATGCGCAACCTCGGCGGCGCTATCGGCCTCGCTTTGATCGACACGGTGATCTACGGCCGCTCGCCGGGCCACGGTACGGCATTGATGGAAAAGCTTGCCGCCGGAGACGTAGCCACGGCGACCTATGTCGGCATACCGCTCGACATGTTCACCTCTCGCCCGTCAGGACCTATCGACGACGCCACCCGATCCATGCTGCAGCCATTGGTCGAGAAGGCAGCCCTCACCCAGTCCATCAATGAGGCATGGACAATGGTGGCGATCCTGACCCTCGCCGCCCTGGCCTGCGTGCCCTTTGCCATCAGGGTTCGCTCGGAGACAAAACGGAACTAG
- a CDS encoding FAD/NAD(P)-binding protein, with protein sequence MTRIAIIGSGPTGIYTLKGLVGSPEPLSITIFEIEPDPGKGTPYHPALNDQAMLSNIASIELPPICETLVAWLRRQSDAGLERLHVSRDAIDEREFYPRVVLGEYLQAQFSQLVQAGKERGHRIDIKPRHRVIDIALQVDDIALVAQRPDGTQADYGFDHVVMATGHDWPDNIEIKPGYFMSPWPAVNLKSIGNCAVGILGTSLSAIDAMVTVATAHGAFYVDASGLLEYQQASDSEGFSITMMSRKGLLPEADFYHEIPYLPLQFCTNEAIDALLATSRGNLLDDIFDLFKAELLANDPEYSASIGLSLRTIETIGPAYFAERESRDPFAWAALNLAEAARNKQQRHTVPWRYAILRMHEAIARAVPQLDSEDLKRFHKHFKSIFIDDYATVPHESIKRILALRRAGKLDIVALGDDYEIDNERVERGAEVTYDGKTLTFGAFIDATGQHPLSVRDIPFPTLLKQGVIRKAATSAASSIIMPDGHQAVVRTGGIDLDDAFRPKFESPVSNKLYCAAISFLLHKLPFVQGITSANDIGGVVSAAILADSMPGSAKPELLAAG encoded by the coding sequence ATGACGCGCATCGCTATTATCGGCTCCGGCCCGACCGGCATCTATACGCTGAAGGGTCTGGTAGGCTCGCCCGAGCCGCTGTCCATCACCATCTTCGAGATCGAGCCGGATCCGGGCAAGGGAACGCCCTATCATCCGGCATTGAACGACCAAGCGATGCTGTCGAATATCGCCAGCATCGAGCTGCCGCCGATCTGCGAGACGCTGGTTGCCTGGCTTCGGCGTCAGAGCGACGCTGGGCTGGAGAGACTGCACGTGTCGCGAGACGCAATTGACGAGCGCGAGTTCTATCCGCGCGTGGTTCTTGGTGAGTATCTGCAGGCTCAGTTCTCGCAGCTCGTGCAGGCGGGGAAGGAGCGGGGGCATAGGATCGACATCAAGCCGCGCCACCGCGTCATCGACATCGCGTTGCAGGTTGACGACATTGCCCTCGTGGCTCAGCGGCCGGATGGGACGCAGGCCGATTACGGGTTCGACCACGTCGTCATGGCGACCGGCCACGACTGGCCTGACAACATCGAGATCAAGCCGGGATATTTCATGTCGCCCTGGCCGGCAGTCAATCTGAAGTCGATCGGCAATTGCGCCGTTGGCATCCTCGGGACATCGCTGAGTGCAATCGACGCAATGGTGACCGTGGCGACGGCACATGGCGCATTCTATGTCGATGCCAGCGGTTTGCTCGAATACCAGCAGGCCTCCGATTCAGAGGGCTTCAGCATCACCATGATGTCCCGCAAGGGGCTTCTGCCGGAAGCCGACTTCTATCACGAGATCCCCTACCTTCCCTTGCAGTTCTGCACGAATGAAGCGATCGACGCCTTGCTGGCGACGAGCCGTGGCAACTTGCTCGACGATATCTTCGACCTGTTCAAGGCCGAACTGCTCGCCAACGATCCGGAGTATTCGGCGAGTATCGGCCTGTCGCTGCGGACGATCGAGACCATCGGACCCGCTTATTTCGCAGAGCGCGAATCCCGCGATCCTTTCGCCTGGGCGGCACTGAACCTTGCCGAAGCGGCGCGCAACAAGCAGCAGCGCCATACCGTGCCATGGCGCTATGCGATCCTGCGCATGCACGAGGCGATTGCCCGCGCGGTACCGCAGCTGGACAGCGAGGACCTGAAGCGGTTTCACAAGCACTTTAAAAGCATTTTTATCGATGACTATGCCACCGTGCCGCATGAATCCATCAAGAGGATATTGGCGCTGCGGCGCGCGGGAAAGCTGGATATCGTTGCCCTTGGCGACGACTACGAAATCGACAACGAGCGGGTCGAGCGCGGAGCAGAGGTCACCTACGACGGCAAGACACTAACCTTCGGCGCCTTCATCGACGCGACGGGGCAGCATCCGCTGTCGGTACGGGACATTCCGTTTCCAACCCTCCTGAAGCAGGGCGTCATTCGCAAGGCAGCCACCAGTGCCGCGTCATCGATCATCATGCCGGACGGTCACCAGGCCGTGGTGCGGACCGGCGGCATCGACCTGGATGATGCTTTCCGGCCGAAATTCGAAAGCCCGGTGTCGAACAAGCTCTATTGCGCCGCAATCTCGTTCCTGCTGCACAAGCTACCCTTCGTCCAGGGCATTACCAGCGCAAACGATATCGGTGGCGTGGTCTCCGCTGCCATACTGGCCGACAGTATGCCGGGTAGCGCCAAACCGGAGCTGCTGGCCGCCGGCTGA
- a CDS encoding phosphoethanolamine transferase, with protein sequence MPFWRPSLNDRNTENARPFGRPVLGSVTLCFLTTLYLLVVTNWTFWQKAHGYLTGNALAFTAFVIGISALFMAVVTLFSAKYVTKPILIFFVLVSSACSWFNDQFGVVIDKDMIRNAAVSTGAEAGHLITFRFALHLLLTALLPSLLIIWVRIRHRTILPKLAQNTAIILGCLAIFAGAGISYYKVFAGVGRAHRDILATLNPFMPINNAVSYVVSAQKDAHVVAEPLGTDAHRVNIDPSGKPRVTIIVAGETARASDFSLGGYNRDTNPEMKKQDVVYFPNTTSCGTATATSIPCMYSIYPRADYTHRKGLQTQNLLDVLSHAKVDVSWLDNDTGSYNVTDRVAYEYLPNSKDPRFCKDGECLDAILLDKVDAWLDHVKGDSVLVLHQLGSHGPAYFQRYPEEFRRFTPDCRANDFGACTPEEITNAYDNTILYTDHVVSVVIDKIKQRAAKLDGAVVYVSDHGESLGENGIYLHGTPYFIAPTQQTHVPFLAWVSDDLSKSAGFDMKCLGQHADGQYSHDNFFHSILGLMDVSTKVYNAKMDVFSQCRRPAGALASAG encoded by the coding sequence ATGCCATTTTGGAGACCTTCTTTGAACGATCGTAACACCGAAAACGCGCGGCCCTTCGGTCGGCCCGTGCTGGGAAGCGTGACGCTTTGCTTCCTGACGACGCTCTATCTGCTGGTCGTCACAAACTGGACGTTCTGGCAAAAGGCCCATGGCTACCTGACCGGAAATGCGCTTGCCTTCACCGCATTTGTCATCGGCATCTCCGCGCTTTTCATGGCCGTCGTCACATTGTTCTCGGCGAAATATGTCACGAAGCCGATCCTGATCTTCTTTGTCCTGGTATCGTCCGCCTGTTCCTGGTTCAACGACCAGTTCGGGGTCGTCATCGACAAGGACATGATCCGCAACGCGGCCGTTTCGACCGGCGCCGAGGCCGGGCACCTCATTACCTTCCGATTTGCCCTTCATCTACTGCTGACAGCCTTGCTGCCGTCGCTGCTGATAATCTGGGTGCGTATCCGCCACCGGACAATCCTGCCGAAGCTGGCGCAGAACACGGCGATCATCCTCGGCTGCCTTGCTATCTTTGCCGGCGCCGGCATCAGCTATTACAAGGTCTTTGCCGGCGTCGGGCGCGCCCACCGCGATATCCTGGCTACCCTCAACCCGTTCATGCCGATCAATAATGCCGTCAGCTACGTCGTGTCGGCACAGAAGGATGCGCATGTCGTCGCCGAGCCCCTGGGGACGGACGCCCACCGGGTCAACATCGATCCCTCCGGCAAGCCTCGGGTGACGATCATCGTTGCCGGCGAAACCGCGCGCGCCTCGGATTTCTCGCTCGGTGGATATAACCGCGATACCAATCCCGAGATGAAGAAGCAGGACGTCGTCTATTTCCCCAACACGACCAGCTGCGGCACGGCGACGGCGACGTCAATTCCCTGCATGTACTCGATCTACCCGCGCGCCGACTACACCCATCGCAAGGGGCTGCAGACCCAGAATCTTCTGGATGTCCTCAGTCATGCCAAGGTGGACGTCTCCTGGCTGGACAACGACACCGGCAGCTACAACGTCACCGACAGGGTGGCCTACGAATACCTGCCGAATTCCAAGGATCCGCGCTTCTGCAAGGATGGCGAATGCCTGGATGCGATCCTTCTGGACAAGGTCGATGCCTGGCTCGATCACGTCAAAGGTGACAGCGTGCTGGTTCTCCACCAGCTCGGCAGCCACGGACCTGCCTATTTCCAGCGCTATCCCGAGGAGTTCCGACGCTTCACACCGGATTGCCGCGCCAACGATTTCGGTGCCTGTACGCCGGAGGAGATCACCAACGCCTACGACAATACGATCCTCTATACGGACCACGTCGTCTCGGTCGTCATCGACAAGATTAAGCAGCGCGCTGCCAAGCTGGATGGTGCCGTCGTCTATGTCTCCGATCACGGAGAGTCACTCGGCGAGAATGGTATCTACCTGCACGGCACGCCCTACTTCATCGCGCCGACGCAGCAGACGCACGTGCCGTTCCTGGCCTGGGTATCGGACGACCTGTCGAAATCTGCCGGCTTCGATATGAAATGCCTCGGGCAGCACGCCGACGGGCAGTATTCGCACGACAATTTCTTCCATTCGATCCTCGGCCTTATGGATGTCTCCACCAAGGTCTACAATGCGAAGATGGATGTTTTTTCCCAATGCCGCCGGCCCGCCGGCGCGCTCGCCAGCGCTGGATGA
- a CDS encoding alpha/beta fold hydrolase: MSSSIFTTKDGTQIYYKDWGTGQPIVFHHGWPLSADDWDAQMLYFLGQGYRVVAHDRRGHGRSSQTDHGNEMDTYAADVAALVAHLDLKNAIHIGHSTGGGEVARYVAKHGGNGRVAKAVLVGAVPPIMLKTENNPGGLPMEVFDGFRSALVANRAQFYRDVPTGPFYGFNRDGAKTYPGVIDNWWRQGMMGGAKAHYDCIKAFSETDFTDDLKNIDVPVLVMHGDDDQIVPIADSAMLSVKLLKNGTLKVYKGFPHGMLTTHADVLNPDLLAFFKA; the protein is encoded by the coding sequence ATGAGCAGCAGCATCTTCACGACCAAGGACGGCACGCAGATCTACTACAAGGACTGGGGCACGGGTCAGCCGATCGTGTTCCACCATGGTTGGCCCCTCAGCGCAGACGACTGGGATGCCCAGATGCTCTACTTCCTCGGCCAGGGCTACCGGGTCGTCGCCCATGATCGCCGCGGCCACGGCCGTTCCAGCCAGACGGATCACGGCAACGAAATGGACACCTACGCTGCCGACGTCGCAGCGCTGGTTGCACATCTCGACCTGAAGAACGCCATTCACATCGGTCACTCCACCGGCGGTGGCGAAGTCGCCCGCTATGTAGCAAAGCATGGCGGAAACGGCAGGGTCGCTAAGGCAGTGCTCGTCGGTGCCGTACCGCCGATCATGCTCAAGACCGAGAACAATCCCGGCGGCCTGCCGATGGAGGTCTTCGACGGCTTCCGCTCGGCACTCGTTGCCAACCGGGCCCAGTTTTACCGGGATGTTCCGACCGGCCCGTTCTACGGCTTCAATCGCGATGGCGCCAAGACCTATCCCGGCGTGATCGACAACTGGTGGCGTCAGGGCATGATGGGCGGGGCAAAGGCCCATTATGATTGCATCAAGGCCTTCTCCGAGACGGACTTCACCGATGACCTGAAGAATATCGACGTTCCCGTCCTCGTCATGCATGGTGACGACGACCAGATCGTGCCGATCGCCGATTCCGCCATGCTGTCGGTCAAGCTCCTGAAGAACGGTACGCTGAAGGTCTACAAGGGCTTTCCGCACGGCATGCTGACGACGCACGCCGACGTTCTCAACCCCGACCTGCTGGCCTTCTTCAAGGCCTGA
- a CDS encoding MarR family winged helix-turn-helix transcriptional regulator produces MTILSQALLPLDDQLCFSLYAASIAVNRTYKPMLDSMGITYPQYLVLSALGQEDGLTVGAIAERLGLDSSTITPPVKRLEAAGLVERRRSKVDERQVHVWFTHAGQALLKRCSCLAETLLRKSGMTLEQVHALNRQVRTLRAALEAEEQLGTGSQ; encoded by the coding sequence ATGACGATTTTGAGCCAAGCGCTCCTGCCATTGGATGACCAGCTGTGTTTCTCGCTGTATGCGGCAAGTATTGCTGTCAACCGCACTTACAAGCCGATGCTCGATTCCATGGGCATTACATACCCGCAATATCTGGTGCTGAGCGCGCTCGGCCAGGAGGATGGCCTGACGGTGGGCGCGATCGCCGAGCGGTTGGGGCTGGATTCCAGCACAATCACCCCGCCCGTCAAGCGCCTCGAGGCGGCAGGCCTTGTGGAGCGCCGGCGCAGCAAGGTTGACGAGCGTCAGGTCCATGTCTGGTTCACCCATGCGGGGCAGGCGCTGCTGAAAAGATGCAGCTGTCTGGCGGAGACGCTCCTGCGGAAGTCGGGCATGACGCTTGAGCAGGTGCACGCTCTGAACCGGCAGGTTCGAACCTTGCGCGCCGCACTGGAGGCAGAGGAACAGCTCGGCACAGGCTCGCAGTGA
- a CDS encoding ABC-F family ATP-binding cassette domain-containing protein yields the protein MIRIENISKQLSHRILFIEASAALNKGEKVGLVGPNGAGKTTVFRMITGEEHPDEGQVAVDKGVTIGYFNQDVGEMHGRSAVAEVMEGAGPVSIVAGELRELESAMFDPDRLDEMDEIIERYGEVQARYEELDGYALEGRAREVLAGLSFSQEMMDGDVGGLSGGWKMRVALGRILLMRPDVMLLDEPSNHLDLESLIWLEEFLKNYEGALLMTSHDREFMNRIVTKLIEIDGGTLTTFSGDYAFYEQQRALNEKHQMAQFERQQAMLAKEIKFIERFKARASHASQVQSRVKKLEKIDRVEPPKRRQVVSFDFAPAPRSGEDVVNLKNVYKSYGSRSIYAGLDFMVRRRERWCVMGINGAGKSTLLKLVTGSTDPDEGAVALGASVKMGYFAQHAMDLLDGERTVFQWLEDSFPQAGQGPLRALAGCFGFSGDDVEKKCRVLSGGEKARLVMAAMLFDPPNLLVLDEPTNHLDLDTKEMLIKALSEYEGTMLFVSHDRHFLGALSNRVLEVTPDGVQQYGGGYTEYVARTGHEAPGLHG from the coding sequence ATGATACGTATCGAGAATATCAGCAAGCAGCTCAGCCATCGCATCCTGTTCATCGAGGCATCTGCCGCCCTCAACAAGGGTGAGAAGGTTGGGCTGGTTGGGCCGAACGGCGCCGGCAAGACCACGGTCTTCCGTATGATCACCGGCGAGGAACATCCCGACGAAGGTCAGGTCGCCGTCGATAAGGGCGTGACCATCGGCTATTTCAACCAAGATGTCGGCGAGATGCACGGTCGCAGTGCCGTTGCCGAAGTTATGGAAGGTGCCGGCCCGGTCAGCATCGTCGCCGGCGAACTGCGCGAACTCGAATCTGCCATGTTCGATCCCGATCGTCTCGACGAGATGGATGAAATCATCGAACGCTACGGAGAAGTCCAGGCGCGCTACGAAGAGCTGGACGGCTATGCGCTGGAAGGTCGCGCCCGGGAAGTGCTGGCTGGCCTCAGCTTCAGCCAGGAAATGATGGACGGCGATGTCGGCGGGCTGTCGGGCGGCTGGAAGATGCGCGTGGCGCTCGGTCGCATCCTGCTGATGCGCCCCGACGTGATGCTGCTCGACGAGCCGAGCAACCATCTGGATTTGGAAAGCCTGATCTGGCTGGAGGAGTTCCTCAAGAACTACGAGGGCGCATTGTTGATGACCTCGCACGACCGCGAGTTCATGAACCGCATCGTCACCAAGCTGATCGAGATCGACGGCGGCACGCTGACGACGTTCTCCGGCGACTATGCCTTCTACGAGCAGCAGCGGGCGCTCAATGAAAAGCACCAGATGGCGCAGTTCGAACGCCAGCAGGCGATGCTTGCCAAGGAAATCAAGTTCATCGAACGCTTCAAGGCGCGCGCTTCCCATGCTTCGCAGGTGCAGAGCCGGGTGAAAAAGTTGGAAAAGATCGACCGTGTCGAGCCGCCGAAGCGCCGGCAGGTCGTCTCCTTCGATTTCGCGCCGGCGCCCCGCTCCGGTGAAGACGTGGTGAACCTGAAAAACGTCTACAAGAGCTACGGTAGCCGCAGCATCTATGCCGGCCTCGATTTCATGGTCCGCAGGCGCGAGCGCTGGTGTGTCATGGGCATCAACGGTGCCGGTAAATCGACATTGCTGAAGCTGGTTACCGGCTCTACCGATCCGGACGAGGGTGCGGTTGCACTCGGCGCCAGCGTCAAGATGGGCTATTTCGCCCAGCACGCCATGGACCTGCTCGATGGCGAGCGTACCGTGTTCCAGTGGCTCGAGGATTCCTTCCCGCAGGCGGGGCAGGGGCCTTTGCGGGCGCTGGCCGGCTGCTTCGGCTTTTCCGGCGACGATGTCGAAAAGAAATGCCGGGTGCTGTCAGGCGGCGAGAAGGCCCGCCTTGTCATGGCAGCGATGCTGTTCGACCCGCCAAACCTGCTGGTGCTGGACGAGCCCACCAACCATCTGGACCTCGACACGAAGGAAATGCTGATCAAGGCATTGTCCGAGTACGAGGGCACGATGCTGTTCGTCTCGCACGACCGCCATTTCCTCGGCGCCCTGTCGAACCGCGTGCTGGAAGTCACGCCCGATGGCGTGCAGCAATATGGCGGTGGCTACACGGAATATGTGGCGCGCACCGGCCACGAGGCCCCCGGCCTGCACGGCTGA
- a CDS encoding type II toxin-antitoxin system VapC family toxin produces MLAIDTNIIIRYLTGDHPEQSTKARSLVENKDVFVATTVMLECEWVLRSVYSYQPQQVCAALRAFAGLRRVTLESPALVARALDRTEQGMDFADALHLGSIGSCEAMMTFDRRFIKAAQAAGSHNVREP; encoded by the coding sequence ATGCTGGCGATTGATACCAATATCATCATTCGCTACCTCACCGGCGATCATCCAGAGCAATCGACGAAAGCACGCAGCCTTGTCGAGAATAAGGATGTGTTCGTGGCAACAACTGTCATGCTCGAATGCGAATGGGTCCTGCGGAGCGTCTACAGTTATCAGCCGCAGCAGGTTTGTGCGGCGCTCCGGGCCTTCGCCGGCCTGCGTCGGGTGACGCTAGAAAGTCCAGCGCTGGTGGCGCGGGCGCTCGATCGCACCGAGCAAGGCATGGATTTCGCCGATGCCCTCCATCTGGGCAGCATCGGCAGCTGTGAAGCCATGATGACGTTCGACCGCAGGTTTATCAAGGCGGCCCAAGCTGCCGGCTCCCACAACGTCCGCGAACCCTGA
- a CDS encoding AbrB/MazE/SpoVT family DNA-binding domain-containing protein, producing MAVPEKLTTVVSTKGQVILPKAVRLHQQWEPGTRLVVEETADGVLLRAAPHFAATEPDEVFGSLAYAGTSKSIEDMDAGIIAEARRRHAGD from the coding sequence ATGGCCGTGCCGGAAAAACTGACAACCGTCGTGTCCACCAAAGGGCAGGTCATCCTGCCCAAGGCGGTGCGTCTGCACCAGCAGTGGGAGCCGGGCACGCGCCTGGTGGTCGAGGAAACCGCCGACGGTGTGCTTTTACGCGCGGCACCGCATTTCGCAGCCACCGAGCCAGACGAGGTTTTCGGATCGCTTGCCTATGCCGGCACCTCGAAATCGATAGAGGATATGGACGCGGGCATCATCGCCGAGGCAAGGCGTCGCCATGCTGGCGATTGA
- a CDS encoding ABC transporter ATP-binding protein, whose amino-acid sequence MSEVSLRNIRKSFGSLDVIKGVDLDVQSGEFVVFVGPSGCGKSTLLRMIAGLEDITSGTLSIAGKEVNDVDPSKRGIAMVFQSYALYPHMTVRENMGFALRFAGVAKAEVARQVEEAARILELEPLLDRKPKQLSGGQRQRVAIGRAIVRHPKVFLFDEPLSNLDAELRVHMRIEIARLHKKLATTIIYVTHDQVEAMTLADKIVVLRSGTVEQVGAPLDLYDDPANLFVAGFIGSPKMNFFKGVLARNADGRWSAKLPELGDTTIPLVIGADKAAEGTPVTIGVRPEHFDEVGDASLDMVVDMLEHLGGETYAFARYGEGELVTVLTRNGRGLKSGQTITARFDPAKALVFDAAGERLR is encoded by the coding sequence ATGAGCGAAGTCTCTCTCCGCAATATCCGCAAATCCTTCGGCAGCCTCGACGTCATCAAGGGCGTTGACCTTGACGTCCAGTCCGGCGAATTTGTCGTCTTCGTCGGGCCGTCGGGCTGCGGGAAGTCGACCCTGCTGCGGATGATCGCCGGCCTCGAGGATATCACCTCGGGGACGCTGTCGATTGCCGGCAAGGAAGTCAACGATGTCGATCCGTCAAAGCGCGGCATCGCCATGGTGTTTCAGTCCTACGCGCTTTATCCCCATATGACAGTGCGCGAAAACATGGGTTTTGCGCTGCGCTTCGCCGGCGTCGCCAAGGCCGAGGTTGCGCGTCAGGTGGAGGAAGCAGCCCGCATTCTCGAACTGGAGCCGTTGCTCGACCGCAAGCCGAAGCAGCTTTCGGGCGGCCAGCGCCAGCGCGTCGCCATCGGCCGTGCCATCGTCCGCCATCCCAAGGTGTTCCTGTTCGATGAACCGCTGTCGAACCTCGATGCAGAATTGCGCGTGCATATGCGCATCGAGATCGCCCGGCTGCACAAGAAGCTGGCGACGACCATCATCTATGTGACGCACGATCAGGTCGAGGCGATGACGCTGGCCGACAAGATCGTCGTCTTGCGCAGCGGCACGGTCGAGCAGGTCGGCGCGCCGCTCGATCTCTACGACGATCCGGCCAACCTGTTCGTCGCCGGCTTCATTGGCTCGCCAAAGATGAATTTTTTCAAGGGCGTGCTGGCTCGAAACGCCGATGGCCGCTGGTCTGCAAAGCTACCGGAGCTTGGCGACACCACCATTCCGCTGGTGATCGGCGCCGACAAGGCAGCAGAGGGAACACCGGTGACGATCGGCGTCCGGCCTGAACATTTTGACGAGGTCGGGGATGCGTCACTCGATATGGTCGTCGACATGCTGGAACATCTGGGCGGCGAAACATACGCCTTTGCCCGCTATGGCGAAGGCGAACTCGTCACAGTGCTGACCCGCAACGGCCGCGGCCTGAAATCAGGCCAGACCATCACCGCCCGCTTCGATCCGGCTAAGGCATTGGTGTTCGACGCTGCCGGCGAGCGGTTGCGCTAG